Proteins encoded in a region of the Paramagnetospirillum magneticum AMB-1 genome:
- a CDS encoding LysR substrate-binding domain-containing protein codes for MDAGDLRVFEAVVRLGGMSRAAAELHTVQSNVTARIRSLEEELGAALFQRHARGVEPTAAGRRLLPYARQVISLLQDARRAVTDDGEPKGELVVGSLETTLSMHLAPLLTSFVQNQPQVDLSIRGCTSAEAVDLVLERRLEGAFVAGPVNHPDLDEEAVFREELVVLTAPSVRRLDWSGLPAGLRIVVLRVGCSYRRRLEEILARRGVIGLRLLEFGTLEAVKGCVAAGMGVTLLPRRMVERVWRDGSVGVHVLPPEEALVDTVFIRRRDSFVSSAQAAFLDHVRQGLALVQAAE; via the coding sequence ATGGATGCGGGTGACCTGCGAGTCTTCGAGGCGGTGGTGCGGCTGGGCGGCATGAGCCGCGCGGCGGCCGAGCTGCATACCGTTCAATCCAACGTCACCGCCCGCATCCGGAGTCTCGAGGAGGAGTTGGGCGCCGCCCTGTTCCAGCGCCACGCCCGGGGGGTGGAGCCCACCGCCGCCGGCCGTCGCCTGCTGCCCTATGCCCGGCAGGTGATCAGCCTGCTGCAGGATGCTCGCCGTGCGGTGACCGATGACGGGGAACCCAAGGGGGAGTTGGTGGTGGGCTCGCTGGAGACCACCCTGTCCATGCATCTGGCGCCGCTGCTCACCAGCTTCGTGCAGAACCAGCCCCAGGTGGATCTGTCCATTCGCGGCTGCACCTCGGCCGAGGCGGTGGACCTGGTGCTGGAGCGCCGTCTGGAGGGGGCCTTCGTCGCCGGTCCGGTCAATCATCCCGACCTGGACGAGGAGGCGGTGTTCCGCGAGGAACTGGTGGTGCTGACCGCCCCTTCGGTACGGCGGCTGGATTGGTCGGGTCTGCCGGCCGGGCTGCGCATCGTGGTGCTGCGGGTGGGCTGCTCCTACCGCCGGCGGCTGGAGGAGATTCTGGCCCGGCGCGGGGTCATCGGGCTGCGTCTGCTGGAATTCGGCACGCTGGAGGCGGTGAAGGGCTGCGTCGCCGCCGGCATGGGCGTGACCCTGCTGCCGCGCCGCATGGTGGAGCGGGTGTGGCGCGACGGGTCCGTTGGTGTCCATGTCCTGCCGCCGGAAGAGGCTCTGGTGGATACGGTGTTCATCCGCCGCCGCGATTCCTTCGTCTCCAGCGCCCAGGCCGCTTTCCTCGATCATGTGCGTCAAGGTTTGGCCCTGGTCCAGGCCGCCGAGTAG
- a CDS encoding homospermidine synthase, which translates to MRTIVFKGRLVIIGCGSIGQGILPLILRHIEIKPAQITIITACERGREVAAEYGIEFTNKALTKDDFRDRLTPMLRKGDFLLNLSVDVSSTALVELCRDLGVLYQDTCIEPWAGGYTDPSLSPSLRSNYALREEMLRLRVDAPVPTALVTHGANPGLVSHFVKQALLNIAADTGLGADVPKDRRGWGELASRLGVKVIHVAERDTQQGTTPKGPDEFVNTWSIDGFVGEGCQPAELGWGTHEKELPPDGRRHDFGSDAAIYLMKPGASQKVRTWTPVEGAFHGFLITHNESISIADYFTVKEQGRVTYRPTVHYAYHPCDAAVLSLHELAGKNWTMPSRQRLMVKELVSGIDELGVLIAGHAKGAYWYGSQLSIAEARELAPHNSATSLQVTSTVLAGMIWALENPMMGIVEPDEIDFQRILEIARPYLGPVVGVYTDWTPLEGRGALFAEDLDISDPWQFKNVRVV; encoded by the coding sequence ATGCGCACCATTGTCTTCAAGGGCCGTTTGGTCATCATCGGCTGCGGCAGCATCGGCCAGGGCATTTTGCCCCTCATCCTGCGCCATATCGAGATCAAACCGGCCCAGATCACCATCATTACGGCCTGCGAACGCGGCCGCGAGGTTGCCGCCGAATACGGCATCGAATTCACCAACAAAGCGCTGACCAAGGACGATTTCCGCGACCGTCTGACTCCCATGCTGCGCAAGGGCGACTTCCTGCTGAACCTGTCAGTGGATGTGTCGTCGACCGCGCTGGTCGAGCTGTGCCGCGATCTCGGGGTGTTGTATCAGGACACCTGCATCGAACCTTGGGCCGGTGGCTACACCGATCCCAGCCTGTCGCCGTCGCTTCGCTCCAACTACGCGCTGCGCGAGGAGATGCTGCGGCTTCGGGTCGACGCTCCGGTGCCGACGGCCCTGGTCACCCATGGCGCCAATCCCGGCCTAGTCTCCCATTTCGTCAAGCAGGCGCTGCTGAACATCGCCGCCGATACCGGGCTGGGGGCGGACGTTCCCAAGGACCGGCGGGGCTGGGGCGAGCTGGCGTCGCGTTTGGGCGTCAAGGTTATCCACGTGGCCGAGCGCGATACCCAGCAGGGGACCACGCCCAAGGGGCCGGATGAGTTCGTCAACACCTGGTCCATCGACGGCTTCGTGGGTGAGGGGTGCCAGCCCGCCGAATTGGGCTGGGGCACCCACGAGAAGGAATTGCCCCCCGATGGGCGACGCCACGACTTCGGCAGCGATGCGGCCATCTACCTGATGAAGCCGGGCGCCAGCCAGAAGGTGCGGACCTGGACCCCGGTGGAAGGCGCCTTTCACGGCTTTCTCATCACCCACAACGAATCCATCTCCATCGCCGATTACTTCACGGTGAAGGAGCAGGGCAGGGTGACCTACCGTCCCACGGTGCACTACGCCTACCATCCTTGCGATGCGGCCGTGCTGTCGCTGCACGAACTGGCCGGCAAGAACTGGACCATGCCGTCGCGGCAGCGCCTGATGGTCAAGGAGCTGGTCAGCGGCATCGACGAACTGGGGGTGCTGATTGCCGGCCATGCCAAGGGGGCTTACTGGTACGGCTCGCAACTGTCCATCGCCGAGGCCCGCGAACTGGCACCCCACAACAGCGCCACCAGCCTGCAGGTGACATCCACGGTGCTGGCCGGCATGATCTGGGCGTTGGAAAATCCCATGATGGGCATCGTCGAGCCCGACGAGATCGATTTCCAGCGTATCTTGGAAATTGCCCGGCCCTATCTCGGGCCGGTGGTCGGGGTTTACACCGACTGGACGCCGCTGGAGGGACGCGGAGCCCTGTTTGCCGAGGACTTGGACATCTCCGACCCCTGGCAGTTCAAGAACGTCCGGGTGGTGTAG
- a CDS encoding ribbon-helix-helix domain-containing protein: protein MNWQDRQGMIADLNTRIELKRLADKAFERDDGPLMAILEVAINTLDERLADPQAYAREEAPRKRPVTLICRNIRVKGKRTSVKLENEFWNALEIMADEAHCAIDDLCETARRRYEASSLTSAIRVFVLNSNMASQPQPSVQA, encoded by the coding sequence ATGAACTGGCAAGACCGTCAAGGAATGATCGCCGACCTCAACACCCGCATCGAGCTGAAGCGGCTGGCCGACAAGGCGTTCGAGCGGGATGATGGCCCGCTGATGGCGATCCTCGAGGTTGCCATCAACACGCTGGACGAGCGTCTTGCCGATCCACAGGCCTATGCGCGGGAGGAAGCCCCGCGCAAACGGCCGGTGACGCTGATCTGCCGCAATATCCGGGTCAAGGGCAAACGAACCAGCGTCAAGCTGGAGAACGAGTTCTGGAACGCCCTGGAAATCATGGCGGACGAGGCTCATTGCGCCATTGACGATCTGTGCGAGACCGCCCGGCGCCGCTACGAGGCCAGCAGCCTGACCTCGGCCATTCGGGTTTTCGTGCTGAACAGCAACATGGCGTCCCAGCCCCAACCGTCGGTTCAGGCCTGA
- a CDS encoding GNAT family N-acetyltransferase, with protein MTTQIRNSSKVSGASVTVKIARTPDEFAMAMAIRAAVFLAEEDNITYFDEFNGNDYVATHLIAFVDGDPAGVIRVRWFADFALLERVGIRKRYRSYQVLASLARAALELARQKGFRIAAGRARLETVNFWKRFGGRQSGEAVSMYRGTLVPIVHDIPRRPDLGAIQAGPFGDPDFEALIVQQEGNWDFSRMKAPIHLSAAE; from the coding sequence ATGACGACACAGATCCGCAACAGTAGCAAGGTGTCCGGGGCGTCGGTTACCGTGAAGATTGCCCGCACCCCAGACGAATTTGCCATGGCCATGGCCATTCGCGCAGCGGTGTTCCTCGCCGAGGAAGATAACATAACCTATTTCGACGAGTTCAACGGAAACGACTACGTGGCCACCCATCTGATCGCCTTCGTCGATGGCGATCCGGCCGGCGTCATTCGGGTCCGCTGGTTCGCCGACTTTGCCCTTCTTGAGCGGGTCGGCATCCGCAAGCGCTATCGTTCCTATCAGGTCCTGGCCTCCCTGGCCCGCGCCGCCCTGGAACTGGCCCGTCAGAAGGGCTTCCGTATCGCTGCCGGGCGCGCCCGGCTCGAGACGGTCAATTTCTGGAAGCGCTTCGGCGGCCGCCAGTCGGGCGAGGCTGTTTCCATGTACCGCGGCACCCTGGTGCCCATCGTCCACGACATTCCCCGCCGCCCGGATCTTGGTGCCATCCAGGCCGGCCCGTTCGGCGACCCCGATTTCGAGGCCCTGATCGTGCAGCAGGAAGGCAATTGGGATTTCAGCCGCATGAAAGCGCCTATCCATCTCTCGGCTGCGGAGTAG
- a CDS encoding LysR family transcriptional regulator — translation MAQFRLHDWNDVRLIIACAEHRSFAAAAIAMGVDQTTVSRRISNMEAAIGRPLFTRRKSGATPTPAGEALLERARAMAAWPATSKAPCRG, via the coding sequence ATGGCTCAGTTTCGCCTGCATGACTGGAATGATGTCCGGCTGATCATCGCCTGTGCCGAGCACCGCAGCTTTGCTGCGGCAGCCATTGCCATGGGGGTTGATCAGACCACGGTCAGTCGGCGCATCAGCAATATGGAAGCGGCCATCGGCCGTCCGCTGTTCACTCGCCGTAAATCGGGGGCCACCCCCACTCCGGCCGGCGAGGCCCTGCTGGAGCGGGCACGTGCCATGGCGGCCTGGCCGGCGACTTCGAAGGCGCCATGCAGGGGCTGA
- a CDS encoding LysR substrate-binding domain-containing protein has translation MQGLTAFQTPKVTVAASEGLLTYTLIPALMGRDKHELPLDRGLVKAELPKLAFSTASAKADISVMATSPGDLPRVSGAVHVRRVGTMNFVPVASRDFLHELRGVSSFDDLGALPLLDIGIYRAIRGLDAWNGLVAAKDGEGVQVAPNTPKVQRPLLSGEGVSILPDYSTLYEQSLEVVDVPAPSMAVSLWLVSHEDTLREPSVRELYDLLAGMFTASSWYRDK, from the coding sequence ATGCAGGGGCTGACCGCCTTTCAAACTCCCAAAGTGACGGTGGCGGCCAGCGAGGGCCTGCTGACCTATACCTTGATTCCCGCCCTGATGGGGCGCGACAAGCATGAATTGCCGCTGGACCGGGGCCTGGTGAAGGCGGAATTGCCCAAACTCGCCTTTTCGACGGCATCGGCAAAGGCCGACATTTCCGTCATGGCTACTTCGCCGGGAGATCTGCCGAGGGTGAGCGGTGCCGTTCATGTGCGCCGGGTTGGCACCATGAACTTCGTCCCGGTGGCCAGTCGCGACTTCCTGCATGAATTGCGGGGGGTTTCCAGCTTCGACGATCTTGGGGCGCTGCCGCTGCTGGATATTGGGATCTATCGGGCCATCCGGGGGCTCGACGCCTGGAACGGGCTGGTGGCCGCCAAGGATGGCGAGGGCGTTCAGGTTGCCCCCAATACCCCCAAGGTGCAGCGGCCGCTGCTGAGTGGGGAGGGCGTGTCGATTCTTCCTGATTACTCAACGCTCTATGAGCAGAGCCTGGAGGTCGTCGATGTGCCGGCGCCGTCCATGGCGGTTTCGCTGTGGCTGGTTTCGCACGAGGATACGCTGCGCGAACCGTCGGTGCGCGAATTGTATGACCTGCTTGCCGGGATGTTCACGGCTTCGTCGTGGTATCGAGATAAATGA
- a CDS encoding helix-turn-helix domain-containing protein, with product MAKRNVSTRGRLESGAPNPVDVHVGGRMRLRRTLLGMSQEKLGEAIGLTFQQVQKYERGANRIGASRLFDLSRVLDVPVSYFFDDMADGVQAQSPVNIIKGSVGLSEEPATFEADPMTKRETLELVRAYYNITDPQVRKRVYELAKALAAVAGAE from the coding sequence TTGGCGAAGCGAAATGTATCGACCAGAGGGCGGCTTGAGAGCGGTGCCCCCAATCCCGTGGACGTTCATGTGGGCGGCCGGATGCGTCTGCGCCGGACTCTGCTGGGCATGAGCCAGGAAAAGTTGGGCGAGGCCATCGGCCTGACCTTCCAGCAGGTGCAGAAGTACGAACGCGGCGCCAACCGTATCGGTGCGTCGCGACTGTTCGACCTGTCGCGTGTGCTGGACGTTCCGGTGTCCTATTTCTTCGACGACATGGCCGATGGCGTCCAGGCCCAGAGCCCGGTGAACATCATCAAGGGCTCGGTTGGGTTGTCCGAGGAGCCGGCAACCTTCGAGGCCGACCCCATGACCAAGCGCGAGACGCTGGAACTGGTGCGCGCCTATTACAACATCACCGATCCCCAGGTCAGGAAGCGGGTCTATGAACTCGCCAAGGCCTTGGCTGCCGTTGCCGGCGCCGAGTAA
- a CDS encoding helix-turn-helix transcriptional regulator, with protein MDEVQDFPEMMDTHQVARYLRIKERKVYELLKERRIPCTRVTGKWLFPKGEIDAWLKRNSASPADTPRQGAVPMVVAGSHDPLLEWCLREVGGGLAVLPGSSLDGLRQLAMGEAAMAGIHLLDAESGAYNLPQVQEVLADRNVVLIEWAWRQQGLVVASGNPLGLSSLADLAAAKARIVLRQEGAGSRLLLDRLLAEAGVPAGSLTTAQVPVRSETDVGLAILEGAADAGLAVASVAKSLKLDFVPLHRERFDLAIDRRAYFEAPIQALLAFTRTQEFARRVETLGGYDVSGIGSIRWNG; from the coding sequence ATGGATGAAGTCCAAGATTTTCCCGAGATGATGGATACCCATCAGGTGGCCCGTTACCTGCGCATCAAGGAGCGCAAGGTCTACGAGCTGCTGAAGGAGCGGCGCATCCCCTGTACCCGGGTGACCGGAAAGTGGCTGTTTCCCAAGGGCGAGATCGATGCCTGGCTGAAGCGCAACAGCGCTTCGCCGGCCGATACGCCGAGGCAGGGGGCGGTGCCCATGGTAGTGGCGGGCAGCCATGACCCCTTGCTGGAATGGTGCCTGCGCGAGGTCGGGGGCGGACTGGCCGTGCTGCCCGGTTCGTCCCTCGACGGCCTGCGGCAGTTGGCCATGGGCGAGGCGGCCATGGCCGGCATCCATCTCCTGGACGCCGAAAGCGGAGCCTACAATCTGCCCCAGGTGCAGGAGGTGCTGGCCGACCGCAACGTGGTGCTGATCGAGTGGGCGTGGCGGCAGCAGGGATTGGTGGTGGCCTCGGGCAATCCGCTGGGCCTATCCTCGCTGGCAGATCTGGCGGCCGCCAAGGCCCGCATCGTATTGCGCCAGGAAGGGGCGGGCAGCCGCCTGCTGCTTGACCGGCTGCTGGCCGAGGCGGGCGTCCCGGCCGGGTCCCTGACCACGGCACAGGTGCCGGTGCGCAGCGAAACGGATGTGGGACTGGCCATCTTGGAAGGGGCGGCCGATGCCGGCCTGGCGGTGGCCTCGGTGGCCAAGAGCCTGAAACTGGATTTCGTTCCCCTGCACCGCGAGCGCTTTGACCTGGCCATCGACCGCCGCGCCTATTTCGAGGCGCCCATCCAGGCGCTGCTGGCCTTTACCCGGACTCAGGAATTCGCCCGGCGGGTCGAGACGCTGGGGGGCTACGACGTTTCCGGAATCGGTTCCATCCGCTGGAACGGCTGA
- a CDS encoding DUF2478 domain-containing protein produces the protein MAEDDVVPPLKIGAIVRPPDANVPDSMEGFARILQGQGYFVRGLVQRNSAPEGGCGCAMTLVDLDNGQHFRISQNLGSGSVCCRVDTQAVAEASLVLRRAMETETDLLIVNKFGKLESQGLGLMDEILAAVSLGIPLLTSVEAPLLECWRDFTGGVARELSPGCGALMRWWDEIRPRGVPRSSRLLRPLQDDQPFQRMEPIPETS, from the coding sequence ATGGCCGAAGATGATGTCGTGCCACCGCTGAAGATCGGCGCCATCGTGCGACCGCCCGACGCCAACGTGCCGGATTCCATGGAAGGATTCGCCCGCATCCTGCAAGGCCAGGGATATTTCGTGCGGGGACTGGTCCAGCGCAATTCGGCGCCAGAAGGCGGGTGCGGCTGCGCCATGACGCTGGTGGACCTCGACAACGGCCAACACTTCCGAATCAGTCAGAATCTGGGAAGCGGCTCCGTCTGCTGCCGGGTTGACACCCAGGCGGTGGCCGAGGCCAGCTTGGTCCTGCGCCGTGCCATGGAAACCGAAACCGACCTGCTGATCGTCAACAAGTTCGGCAAGCTTGAATCCCAAGGCCTGGGCCTGATGGACGAGATTCTGGCCGCGGTCAGCCTAGGCATCCCCTTGCTGACCTCGGTAGAGGCGCCGCTGCTGGAATGCTGGCGCGACTTCACCGGTGGCGTGGCCCGGGAACTGAGCCCCGGTTGCGGCGCGCTGATGCGCTGGTGGGACGAGATCCGGCCACGCGGCGTGCCACGCTCCTCCCGCCTGCTCCGTCCACTTCAGGACGATCAGCCGTTCCAGCGGATGGAACCGATTCCGGAAACGTCGTAG